One stretch of Rhizobium rhizoryzae DNA includes these proteins:
- a CDS encoding S41 family peptidase, translating into MIRRASLVIVGALLGATAMSVVYSAGVPAQAAGSSTYRELSIFGDVFERVRAQYVTPPDEQKLVENAINGMLSSLDPHSSYMNAKDAADMRVQTKGEFGGLGIEVTMENELVKVITPIDDTPAAKAGVLAGDFISEIDGKPVRGLKLEDAVQKMRGPVNTPIKLTILRKGADKPIELTVVRDIIAVQAVKSRIEGGNVGYLRVISFTEKTYDDLEKAIKKIKAQVPADQLKGYVLDLRLNPGGLLDQAINVSDAFLERGEVVSTRGRNPEETRRFNAGPGDLTDGKPVIVLVNGGSASASEIVAGALQDLKRATVVGTRSFGKGSVQTIIPMGEAGALRLTTALYYTPSGKSIQGTGIQPDIKVDQPLPAELQGKLRTEGESSLPGHIQGQNETDEGSGSAAYVPPEAKDDVQLTYALDLLRGNKSDPSFPPQQQKAAQAKPADAKPAEAKPAPAPAKP; encoded by the coding sequence ATGATTCGTAGGGCTTCACTTGTCATCGTCGGGGCGCTGCTCGGCGCCACGGCCATGAGCGTCGTCTACTCTGCTGGCGTGCCTGCCCAGGCCGCAGGGTCTTCGACCTATCGTGAGCTATCTATTTTTGGCGATGTCTTCGAGCGTGTGCGTGCTCAGTATGTGACGCCGCCGGACGAGCAGAAGCTGGTGGAGAATGCGATCAACGGAATGTTGTCGTCGCTCGATCCGCATTCCAGCTACATGAACGCCAAGGATGCGGCTGATATGCGCGTCCAGACCAAGGGTGAATTCGGTGGCCTTGGTATCGAAGTCACGATGGAAAATGAACTCGTCAAGGTGATTACGCCGATTGACGATACGCCTGCCGCAAAGGCCGGTGTTCTGGCTGGTGACTTCATCTCCGAAATCGACGGAAAGCCTGTTCGCGGCCTGAAGCTGGAAGATGCTGTGCAGAAGATGCGCGGTCCGGTCAACACGCCGATCAAGCTGACGATCCTGCGCAAGGGCGCTGACAAGCCGATCGAACTGACTGTCGTTCGTGACATCATCGCCGTACAGGCTGTCAAGTCGCGCATCGAAGGTGGGAATGTCGGATATCTGCGTGTGATCTCCTTTACAGAGAAGACCTATGACGACCTCGAGAAGGCCATCAAGAAGATCAAGGCGCAGGTTCCTGCCGATCAGCTGAAGGGCTACGTGCTTGACCTTCGATTGAATCCCGGCGGTCTGCTCGATCAGGCCATCAACGTTTCCGATGCCTTCCTGGAACGCGGCGAAGTGGTTTCCACGCGCGGCCGCAATCCCGAGGAAACCCGCCGCTTCAATGCTGGTCCGGGCGACCTGACCGATGGCAAGCCGGTTATCGTGCTCGTCAATGGCGGTTCGGCCTCGGCCTCCGAAATCGTCGCCGGCGCTCTTCAGGATCTGAAGCGAGCAACGGTGGTCGGTACCCGGTCCTTCGGCAAGGGTTCTGTCCAGACGATTATTCCGATGGGTGAAGCCGGTGCCCTCCGTTTGACGACGGCGCTGTATTACACTCCTTCGGGCAAGTCGATCCAGGGTACGGGCATCCAGCCGGACATCAAGGTCGATCAGCCTCTGCCTGCGGAACTGCAGGGCAAGTTGCGCACCGAGGGTGAATCGAGCCTGCCGGGCCATATCCAGGGCCAGAATGAGACCGATGAGGGCTCAGGTTCCGCGGCTTACGTTCCGCCGGAAGCCAAGGATGACGTGCAGTTGACCTATGCGCTCGATCTTCTGCGCGGGAACAAGTCGGACCCATCCTTCCCGCCGCAGCAGCAGAAGGCTGCTCAGGCGAAGCCTGCGGATGCAAAACCCGCAGAAGCCAAGCCCGCACCGGCTCCGGCCAAGCCTTAA
- a CDS encoding divergent polysaccharide deacetylase family protein, with protein MGTDLRAPLGQNRKKPGRSRSGGLTAMFAALVFGSGMLGLSFYAMRAQKLEQAPATEVTVAVPPAEPAPPTQRPDQKQLQTNGQAGANIERSLMDDGSIITKITPRSRPGEGPLIINAQRFGQDPRMATLPNEDLLEVSPFGKLPIKGHDGLRPMEQYARPWSGARGTRIAIVIGGLGLSQTGTQRAIEDLPGEVTFAFAASGNSLQRWMQEARRKGHELLIQIPMEPLDYPANDPGPLTLVTADGTKANLSRLHEAMGKITNYTGIVNYLGAGYLSNPSAVEPVLRDTAKRGLLFLDDGSSARTVTEKVAKPLDAPYAFADITIDGQLDRQAILRKLDELERVAQRKGTAIGMGSAFDETIDAVAEWAKEAQGRGIEIVGVASLVSDKSE; from the coding sequence GTGGGGACAGATCTTCGCGCTCCTCTCGGGCAGAATAGAAAGAAGCCTGGTCGTTCCAGATCCGGCGGCCTGACAGCAATGTTTGCTGCTCTCGTGTTCGGAAGCGGCATGCTTGGTTTGTCGTTTTATGCCATGCGAGCGCAAAAGCTGGAGCAGGCTCCCGCCACGGAAGTAACCGTCGCGGTTCCCCCTGCCGAACCGGCCCCACCGACGCAGCGGCCTGATCAGAAACAGCTTCAGACAAACGGGCAAGCGGGCGCAAATATCGAACGTAGTCTCATGGATGACGGTTCGATCATCACCAAGATCACACCACGTTCGAGGCCGGGCGAGGGGCCGCTCATCATCAATGCCCAGCGTTTCGGTCAGGATCCTCGCATGGCAACCTTGCCGAATGAGGATTTGCTCGAGGTTAGTCCCTTCGGGAAATTGCCAATCAAGGGCCATGATGGTCTTCGTCCGATGGAGCAATATGCGCGGCCCTGGTCCGGTGCGCGCGGCACGCGGATTGCGATCGTGATCGGTGGGCTCGGGCTCAGCCAGACGGGCACACAGCGCGCCATTGAAGATCTGCCGGGTGAGGTAACCTTTGCATTCGCGGCTTCCGGCAATAGCCTTCAGCGCTGGATGCAGGAGGCGCGCCGCAAAGGACACGAGCTTCTGATACAAATTCCGATGGAACCCCTTGATTATCCGGCAAATGATCCCGGCCCGTTGACCCTCGTCACGGCGGACGGCACCAAAGCCAATCTGAGCCGGCTTCATGAAGCCATGGGCAAGATCACCAATTACACGGGGATCGTCAATTATCTCGGCGCCGGCTATCTCTCCAACCCGTCTGCCGTGGAACCGGTTTTGCGCGATACGGCAAAGAGAGGCCTTCTGTTTCTGGATGACGGATCTTCCGCCCGCACGGTTACGGAAAAGGTGGCCAAACCCTTGGACGCCCCCTATGCCTTTGCCGATATCACCATAGATGGACAGCTCGATCGCCAGGCCATCCTCCGAAAACTGGATGAACTGGAGCGCGTCGCGCAACGAAAGGGGACCGCCATCGGCATGGGCTCGGCTTTCGACGAGACGATCGATGCAGTTGCGGAATGGGCCAAAGAGGCGCAAGGGCGCGGTATCGAGATCGTGGGGGTTGCGTCCCTCGTGTCAGATAAGTCGGAATGA
- the obgE gene encoding GTPase ObgE: MKFLDEAKVFIRSGDGGAGAVSFRREKFVEFGGPDGGDGGRGGDVWVEAVNGLNTLIDYRFQQHYKAGTGIHGMGRNRTGANGASVTLKVPVGTQIFEEDNETLIIDMVTEGQRFRLAAGGNGGFGNAYFKSSTNQAPDWANPGLPGQEKTIWLRLKLIADAGLVGLPNAGKSTFLATVTRARPKIANYPFTTLHPNLGVATIDGREFILADIPGLIDGAHEGVGLGDRFLGHVERTRVLLHLVSAQEENVGQAYKTVKHELNAYGGGLEDKPEIVALSQIDVLDQAEIKKKAKELQKACGKPPLLLSAAAHMGMTEALRALRDVIVESAGETALPDRSQHPAENADTDEDDA, from the coding sequence ATGAAGTTCCTCGACGAAGCAAAAGTCTTTATCCGCTCCGGCGATGGTGGCGCAGGTGCAGTTTCCTTCCGGCGTGAGAAGTTCGTCGAATTTGGTGGCCCGGACGGCGGTGATGGCGGTCGCGGTGGCGACGTATGGGTCGAGGCGGTCAACGGCCTCAACACGCTGATCGATTACCGTTTCCAGCAGCATTACAAGGCGGGCACCGGCATTCACGGCATGGGTCGTAACCGTACCGGCGCAAACGGTGCGAGCGTCACCCTCAAGGTTCCGGTGGGAACGCAGATCTTCGAGGAAGATAATGAGACGCTGATCATCGATATGGTCACGGAGGGGCAGCGCTTTCGCCTCGCTGCGGGCGGCAATGGCGGTTTCGGCAACGCATACTTCAAATCTTCCACGAATCAGGCGCCCGACTGGGCAAATCCCGGTCTTCCCGGTCAGGAAAAGACCATCTGGCTTCGTCTCAAGCTGATTGCCGACGCCGGTCTGGTCGGCCTGCCCAATGCCGGCAAGTCTACCTTTCTGGCAACGGTAACGCGCGCTCGGCCTAAGATCGCCAATTACCCGTTTACGACACTGCACCCCAACCTCGGCGTTGCGACGATTGATGGACGTGAGTTCATCCTGGCCGACATTCCCGGTTTGATCGATGGCGCCCATGAAGGTGTTGGTCTGGGTGATCGCTTCCTGGGCCATGTGGAGCGGACGCGCGTTCTTCTGCATCTGGTGTCGGCGCAGGAGGAAAATGTCGGACAGGCCTACAAGACTGTGAAGCACGAGTTGAACGCCTATGGCGGCGGCTTGGAGGACAAGCCTGAAATCGTAGCTCTCTCGCAGATCGATGTTCTTGATCAGGCCGAGATCAAGAAGAAGGCGAAGGAATTGCAGAAGGCGTGCGGAAAGCCTCCGCTTCTTCTCTCCGCCGCTGCCCATATGGGTATGACCGAGGCGCTACGCGCACTGCGTGATGTGATTGTTGAATCGGCTGGAGAGACAGCCCTTCCTGACCGCAGTCAGCACCCTGCGGAGAATGCCGATACCGACGAGGATGACGCCTGA
- the proB gene encoding glutamate 5-kinase produces MTLQRKPIAKHRRIVIKIGSALLVDRKSGLKKEWLDSVCADIAALRAQDIDVLVVSSGAIALGRTVLELPGGALKLEESQAAAAVGQIALARAWSESLSRDDIIAGQILLTLGDTEERRRYLNARATINQLLKLGSVPIINENDTVATSEIRYGDNDRLAARVATMTGADLLILLSDIDGLYTAPPHLDPNAQFLPVIPAITAEIEAMAGGAASELSRGGMRTKIDAGKIATAAGCGMIIASGKTAHPLKAIESGARSSFFAPSGTPVTARKTWIAGQLQPAGELTVDAGAEKALASGKSLLPAGVRSISGQFSRGDTVAVIGVSGREIARGLVSYDADEARQIAGRKSGEIEQILGYAGRAAMVHRDDLVITGMIANENEAVREEDANA; encoded by the coding sequence ATGACACTGCAGCGCAAGCCTATCGCAAAACATCGCCGCATCGTCATCAAGATTGGCTCTGCTTTGCTGGTCGATCGCAAGTCGGGTCTCAAGAAGGAATGGCTGGATTCGGTTTGTGCCGATATTGCCGCTTTGCGGGCTCAGGATATCGATGTGCTTGTCGTTTCTTCGGGCGCCATTGCACTGGGACGGACGGTCCTCGAGCTTCCCGGCGGCGCCTTGAAGCTGGAGGAAAGCCAGGCGGCTGCCGCAGTCGGTCAGATTGCACTGGCGCGCGCCTGGTCAGAAAGTCTGTCGCGCGATGACATCATCGCCGGGCAGATCCTCCTGACGCTGGGCGATACCGAAGAACGTCGCCGCTATCTGAATGCGCGTGCGACGATCAACCAGTTGTTGAAGCTCGGTTCTGTGCCGATCATCAATGAGAACGATACGGTCGCCACGTCCGAAATCCGCTACGGCGATAACGACCGGCTGGCGGCGCGTGTGGCCACCATGACCGGTGCGGACCTGTTGATCCTTCTCTCGGATATCGATGGGCTTTATACCGCCCCGCCGCATCTCGATCCGAACGCCCAGTTCCTGCCCGTCATACCCGCGATCACAGCGGAGATCGAGGCCATGGCCGGCGGCGCGGCCTCAGAACTGTCGCGTGGTGGAATGCGCACAAAAATCGATGCGGGCAAGATCGCGACCGCTGCCGGTTGCGGCATGATCATCGCATCCGGCAAGACTGCGCATCCTTTGAAGGCTATCGAAAGCGGCGCGCGCTCCTCATTCTTCGCGCCATCCGGAACGCCCGTGACGGCACGAAAGACCTGGATTGCCGGGCAGCTTCAGCCTGCCGGTGAACTTACCGTTGATGCTGGTGCTGAAAAAGCGCTCGCTTCCGGCAAGAGCCTGCTTCCTGCCGGTGTCCGGTCCATTAGCGGACAGTTCAGCCGCGGGGACACAGTTGCTGTGATCGGTGTGTCAGGCCGTGAAATAGCGCGTGGACTGGTGAGCTATGATGCCGATGAGGCGCGACAGATCGCTGGCCGTAAATCCGGCGAGATTGAGCAAATCCTGGGCTATGCCGGACGCGCAGCCATGGTGCATCGGGATGATCTCGTCATCACCGGCATGATTGCCAATGAAAATGAAGCCGTACGGGAGGAGGATGCCAATGCTTGA
- a CDS encoding glutamate-5-semialdehyde dehydrogenase: MLDKVQSSDIDTLMLAMGERARLAARKLAVASTDQKNKALNAAADAILSSVATILEANALDLEAVADKGLQPSFIDRLTLNEKRVTEMAEGLRAIAALPDPVGNVIADWERPNGLKIERVRTPLGVIGVIYESRPNVTADAGALCLKAGNAVILRGGSDSLNSSQAIHRCLSAGLRAAGLPEDSIQLVAIADRAAVGALLSGLNGAVDVIVPRGGKSLVARVQTEARVPVFAHLEGLCHIYVDASADLDMAVKVVVNAKMRRTGICGAAETLLVDRAVAATHLQLILSALIEKGCEVRASEEVSAQIEGLKAASEEDWRTEYLEAIISVKLVDGIDGAIEHINTYSSNHTEAVIAEDPQVVARFFNEIDSAILLHNASTQFADGGEFGMGGEIGIATGKMHARGPVGVEQLTSFKYRVHGTGQIRP; encoded by the coding sequence ATGCTTGACAAGGTGCAATCGAGCGATATCGATACGCTGATGCTGGCAATGGGCGAACGCGCCCGCTTGGCTGCCCGCAAACTTGCCGTTGCTTCGACAGATCAGAAGAACAAAGCGCTGAACGCCGCTGCCGATGCGATACTTTCATCTGTAGCAACAATTCTGGAGGCCAATGCCCTCGATCTGGAGGCCGTGGCAGACAAGGGTTTGCAGCCGTCGTTCATTGATCGTCTGACGTTGAATGAAAAGCGTGTAACCGAAATGGCCGAGGGGCTGCGGGCTATTGCAGCCCTGCCCGATCCGGTTGGCAATGTGATTGCGGATTGGGAGCGTCCTAACGGATTGAAAATCGAGCGCGTGCGCACGCCGCTCGGCGTGATCGGCGTCATCTACGAAAGCCGACCGAACGTGACCGCCGATGCAGGTGCATTGTGCCTGAAGGCTGGCAATGCTGTCATTCTGCGGGGCGGATCAGACTCGCTTAATTCATCGCAAGCGATCCATCGCTGCCTTTCCGCAGGGCTTCGCGCAGCAGGCTTGCCGGAAGACTCCATACAGTTGGTGGCGATTGCCGATCGTGCCGCGGTTGGGGCGCTACTCTCCGGTCTGAATGGTGCGGTGGATGTCATCGTACCGCGCGGTGGCAAAAGTCTGGTGGCGCGTGTGCAAACAGAGGCGCGCGTACCGGTCTTCGCCCATCTTGAAGGGCTCTGCCACATCTATGTGGACGCCTCTGCGGATCTCGATATGGCCGTCAAGGTGGTCGTGAATGCCAAGATGCGCCGTACCGGCATCTGTGGTGCCGCCGAAACCCTGCTGGTCGATCGTGCGGTAGCCGCGACACATTTGCAGCTGATCCTTTCGGCTCTCATCGAGAAGGGATGCGAAGTCCGGGCCTCGGAAGAGGTGAGCGCCCAGATCGAGGGGCTTAAGGCTGCAAGTGAGGAAGACTGGCGGACCGAGTATCTCGAAGCCATTATCTCCGTGAAGCTGGTGGATGGTATCGATGGCGCGATCGAACACATCAACACCTATTCGTCCAACCATACGGAAGCTGTGATTGCTGAAGATCCGCAGGTTGTTGCGCGCTTCTTCAATGAGATCGACTCCGCGATCCTCCTGCACAATGCATCGACCCAGTTTGCCGATGGAGGCGAATTCGGTATGGGCGGCGAGATCGGCATCGCCACAGGCAAGATGCATGCCCGTGGTCCGGTTGGGGTGGAGCAGTTGACGTCTTTCAAGTACCGGGTGCACGGCACCGGCCAGATCCGGCCCTGA
- the rsfS gene encoding ribosome silencing factor, translated as MPVLSLRKGKTLTTVHAKGRTSRVPPKSLERGADAAARALELVLASVEDSKAEDIVSINIAGKSALGDYMVVVTGRSNRHVSAIADHLLRDLKDEGFGPARVEGLEAGDWVLIDTGDVIVHVFRPEIREFYNIEKMWAAPDEEETRH; from the coding sequence GTGCCTGTTCTGTCATTGAGGAAAGGAAAAACCCTGACAACAGTACATGCTAAGGGAAGAACGTCTCGCGTTCCTCCGAAGAGCCTGGAACGTGGCGCCGATGCTGCCGCCCGTGCTCTTGAACTGGTCCTCGCCAGCGTTGAGGACTCCAAAGCCGAAGATATCGTCTCCATCAACATTGCTGGAAAGTCTGCGCTTGGCGACTACATGGTCGTCGTCACAGGGCGATCGAACCGGCATGTCTCGGCAATCGCCGACCACTTGCTCCGCGACCTGAAGGACGAGGGCTTCGGCCCCGCCCGCGTCGAAGGGCTTGAGGCAGGCGATTGGGTGTTGATTGACACCGGCGATGTGATCGTCCATGTGTTCCGGCCAGAAATCCGGGAGTTCTACAACATCGAAAAGATGTGGGCTGCTCCGGACGAGGAAGAGACACGCCACTAA
- a CDS encoding GNAT family N-acetyltransferase, whose amino-acid sequence MQAELLRSGQSRSPEERLRPQRLRSDCPVLLSQRLVLRAPHEEDIDALSHLANNANIATMVARMPHPYTAKDAADFVRRAKLGEIGKCVYAITRGDNGAFLGCCGLEPHPGDPQTVELGYWLGEPHWNQGYATEAAHALIDMAFRTRDIDHIDARCRVTNIASRRVIQKCGFQFQGSGMVGSLAMGGMVPVEWFRLDRKTWMSLKSWGEMR is encoded by the coding sequence ATGCAAGCGGAATTGTTACGGAGCGGCCAAAGCCGGTCGCCCGAGGAGCGGTTGAGACCGCAACGGTTAAGAAGCGATTGCCCTGTCTTATTGTCGCAGAGACTTGTTCTCCGCGCCCCTCATGAAGAAGACATCGACGCCCTTTCCCATCTCGCCAACAACGCCAACATCGCCACCATGGTGGCCCGTATGCCTCACCCGTATACGGCAAAAGACGCTGCAGACTTCGTGCGACGCGCGAAACTCGGCGAGATCGGCAAGTGCGTCTATGCCATCACGCGAGGAGATAATGGAGCGTTTCTAGGCTGCTGCGGTCTTGAGCCCCATCCGGGCGATCCGCAGACAGTCGAGCTTGGCTACTGGCTTGGTGAACCCCACTGGAATCAGGGATATGCCACGGAAGCAGCGCACGCCCTGATTGATATGGCATTCCGGACACGCGACATCGACCATATCGATGCACGGTGCCGGGTGACCAATATCGCATCGCGCCGGGTCATCCAGAAGTGCGGTTTCCAGTTTCAAGGTTCCGGCATGGTTGGCTCGCTCGCCATGGGTGGAATGGTGCCTGTCGAGTGGTTCCGGTTGGATCGCAAGACCTGGATGTCGTTGAAGAGCTGGGGGGAAATGCGATGA
- a CDS encoding GNAT family N-acetyltransferase: MNAAVLERPRLVVPKLGPCPIVETRRLVLRPHQAADADAIAQSLDDWQVTRMLSRVPAPYSRGDAQDWLNMVLGTNDWHFAITEGDGVHIGCVSIELRHGRWHLGYWLNRFYWGQGLMTEAVSAVLDRFFRRMPQTELFSGAFADNAGSLRIQERMGFSIVGCSDLFSMARNAMAPHLETRLRPEDFRRP; this comes from the coding sequence ATGAATGCCGCAGTTCTCGAACGTCCGCGCCTGGTCGTACCGAAGCTTGGGCCCTGCCCTATAGTTGAAACAAGACGGCTGGTCTTGCGTCCGCATCAGGCCGCTGATGCGGATGCGATTGCGCAATCGCTCGATGACTGGCAGGTCACCCGCATGTTGTCGCGCGTCCCCGCTCCCTATAGCAGGGGTGATGCGCAGGACTGGCTGAACATGGTGCTTGGCACGAACGACTGGCATTTCGCCATCACTGAAGGCGATGGTGTGCATATCGGTTGTGTGAGCATCGAACTTCGGCATGGGCGCTGGCATCTGGGTTACTGGCTCAACCGCTTCTATTGGGGTCAGGGGCTGATGACGGAAGCAGTGTCGGCAGTGCTCGACCGGTTCTTCCGTCGTATGCCGCAAACCGAACTCTTTTCGGGTGCCTTCGCTGATAACGCCGGTTCGCTTCGCATTCAGGAGAGAATGGGGTTTTCCATCGTCGGCTGCTCGGATCTCTTCAGCATGGCCCGCAATGCCATGGCCCCGCATCTTGAAACCCGGTTGCGTCCCGAAGACTTTCGGAGGCCTTGA
- the rlmH gene encoding 23S rRNA (pseudouridine(1915)-N(3))-methyltransferase RlmH: MKIGLFAVGRLKSGPEKELAARYLDRFAKAGPGVSLELGRVIEVNESRASGAETRKREEAGLLERSLSDGAVLVLLDERGKSLDSPTFANLLGKFRDQGKREMLLAIGGADGLDPALYDRADAIINLGTMTWPHQLVRILVAEQLYRAVTILSGHPYHRV; the protein is encoded by the coding sequence ATGAAGATTGGCCTCTTTGCGGTCGGGCGACTGAAGTCCGGCCCTGAAAAGGAACTTGCGGCGCGATATCTCGACCGTTTTGCCAAGGCTGGTCCTGGGGTCAGCCTGGAACTTGGTCGTGTGATCGAGGTTAACGAGAGCCGCGCATCAGGCGCTGAAACGCGCAAGCGGGAAGAGGCCGGGCTTCTTGAAAGGAGCCTGAGCGACGGTGCAGTGCTTGTCCTCCTCGATGAGCGGGGGAAATCGCTCGACAGTCCCACGTTCGCGAACCTTCTCGGGAAGTTTCGGGATCAGGGAAAACGCGAAATGCTGCTGGCAATCGGTGGGGCGGATGGACTGGATCCTGCTCTCTACGATCGTGCAGATGCAATCATCAATCTCGGAACCATGACGTGGCCGCACCAATTGGTGCGGATTCTAGTGGCGGAGCAGCTCTATCGCGCCGTGACCATTCTTTCCGGCCATCCCTATCACCGCGTCTGA
- a CDS encoding nicotinate-nucleotide adenylyltransferase, producing MPHVERGMVVGLFGGSFNPPHDGHRLVAEIALKQLRLDQLWWMVTPGNPLKSRSILLPLEERIRLSEELTRNRRIRVTAFEERLQTGFTAQTIDHVLSRNPGVHFVWIMGADSLKTFHRWQRWRHIAASLPIAVIDRPGATLSFLSSPAARALSHSRIDESDAGILAHRTPPRWTFIHGPRSSLSSTAIRQGTPGN from the coding sequence ATGCCGCATGTGGAGCGCGGCATGGTGGTGGGCCTTTTCGGGGGATCTTTCAATCCGCCGCATGACGGCCACAGGCTTGTTGCCGAAATCGCACTGAAGCAATTGCGGCTTGATCAACTCTGGTGGATGGTCACGCCGGGCAATCCCCTGAAAAGCCGTTCGATCCTCTTGCCTCTCGAGGAGCGGATCCGTCTCAGTGAGGAACTGACGCGAAACCGCCGCATCCGCGTTACTGCTTTCGAGGAACGCCTTCAGACAGGTTTCACGGCTCAAACCATCGACCACGTTTTGTCGCGCAATCCGGGCGTACACTTCGTCTGGATCATGGGGGCGGATAGTCTCAAGACGTTTCATCGATGGCAGAGGTGGCGGCACATTGCCGCAAGCCTGCCGATTGCTGTCATAGACCGGCCGGGTGCTACCCTGTCTTTTCTGTCGTCGCCCGCTGCAAGGGCTCTCAGCCACTCGCGTATCGATGAATCCGATGCAGGTATTCTGGCACATAGAACGCCGCCCCGCTGGACCTTTATCCATGGGCCCCGATCAAGCCTCAGTTCGACAGCTATCCGTCAAGGTACGCCAGGAAACTGA
- a CDS encoding murein hydrolase activator EnvC family protein: MLVRQATSRVAISLGTAILLACGNAGIAVAQQAPPSPSAEPSTSSLPIDVLQSKRDQTRAELEALSKTMSVSTDAARSIEAAIADLDKTSASLRQALIDAATRRKDYEAKVQTSEKKLTDLKIKQETIRASLRERRSVLAEVLGALERMGRNPPPALLVSPEDALGSVRSAILLGAVVPGMRVQAEKLMADLQGLADVQRDVADERGKASAAIQAGLEEDRRIALLLEENAKQNAVKSASLAEERRKAQELAGKATNLEGLIQSLESEISSVRLAMERAKREEERQKQLTAEERERARQLAENGVPDKNRIAPAYPFASLKVKLAYPVEGDLLRSFGDPDGTGHPARGLTLASSAGAVVTAPADGTVVFAGAFRSYGQMIILNAGEGYHLVMTGMDKVNVQPGMFVFSGEPIATMGEKRVASATALALETDRPTLYIEFRKDGNPIDSKPWWAVKETGRARNDS; the protein is encoded by the coding sequence ATGCTGGTCAGGCAAGCGACATCTAGAGTGGCAATTTCGCTAGGCACGGCTATTCTGTTGGCCTGTGGCAATGCGGGCATTGCCGTTGCCCAGCAGGCTCCTCCTTCCCCGTCCGCAGAGCCTTCTACCTCATCCTTACCAATTGACGTCCTTCAGTCGAAGCGCGACCAGACCCGCGCTGAGTTGGAGGCCCTGTCGAAGACCATGTCAGTGTCGACGGATGCGGCTCGATCGATCGAAGCTGCGATTGCCGATCTGGACAAGACGAGCGCGTCCCTTCGGCAGGCTCTTATTGACGCCGCTACGCGTCGCAAGGACTATGAGGCAAAGGTTCAGACAAGCGAGAAAAAGCTGACCGATCTTAAGATAAAGCAGGAGACTATCCGTGCATCGCTGAGAGAGCGACGCAGCGTGCTCGCCGAAGTCTTAGGTGCGCTCGAGCGCATGGGACGCAATCCGCCTCCTGCTCTGCTCGTTTCCCCCGAGGATGCCCTGGGCTCGGTGCGCAGCGCTATTCTTCTCGGCGCGGTCGTGCCGGGCATGCGGGTTCAAGCTGAAAAGCTTATGGCCGATTTGCAAGGCCTGGCCGATGTTCAACGCGATGTGGCGGATGAGCGTGGCAAGGCCAGTGCCGCCATTCAGGCCGGGCTCGAGGAAGATCGACGCATAGCGCTGCTGCTGGAGGAGAATGCCAAGCAGAATGCTGTCAAATCTGCCAGCCTTGCCGAGGAAAGACGTAAGGCCCAGGAACTTGCCGGAAAAGCGACCAATCTCGAGGGGCTTATTCAATCACTCGAGAGCGAAATTTCCTCGGTTCGCCTTGCCATGGAACGCGCAAAACGTGAGGAAGAACGGCAAAAGCAGCTGACGGCGGAAGAGCGCGAGAGGGCGCGTCAGCTGGCTGAAAACGGCGTGCCCGACAAAAACCGCATTGCCCCCGCATATCCCTTCGCCAGCCTCAAGGTGAAACTTGCCTATCCGGTTGAGGGTGATCTGCTTCGGTCGTTTGGTGACCCCGATGGTACGGGCCACCCAGCCCGCGGATTGACACTCGCCTCCAGCGCCGGTGCTGTGGTAACAGCCCCAGCCGATGGAACGGTGGTTTTCGCCGGAGCCTTCCGCAGTTATGGTCAGATGATTATCCTGAATGCGGGCGAGGGCTACCACCTCGTCATGACTGGAATGGACAAAGTGAACGTTCAACCGGGAATGTTCGTATTCTCTGGTGAGCCCATTGCCACAATGGGTGAGAAAAGAGTGGCAAGCGCAACCGCGTTGGCGCTGGAAACGGATCGACCGACGCTTTACATTGAATTCCGAAAGGACGGCAACCCGATCGATTCGAAGCCGTGGTGGGCCGTTAAAGAAACTGGAAGGGCACGAAATGATTCGTAG